The following proteins are co-located in the Thermus thermophilus HB8 genome:
- a CDS encoding succinate dehydrogenase iron-sulfur subunit, translated as MQVTLKVLRFDPAKDKKPRWETYQVEAEPWDRVLDLLHKVKWYQDGSLAFRRSCGHGICGSDAMLINGRNRLACKTLVRDLGNVITVEPIRGLPVEKDLIVDMEPFFAAYRAVKPYLINDEPPPQRERLQSPEERERFDQGTKCILCASCTTSCPVFWVNGTYIGPAAIVQAHRFIFDSRDRGKRERFQVLGSGGGVWRCRTAYNCTEACPRDIPVTQLIEEVKRAILMDRF; from the coding sequence ATGCAGGTCACGCTGAAGGTCCTCCGCTTTGACCCCGCCAAGGACAAGAAGCCCCGCTGGGAGACCTACCAGGTGGAGGCCGAGCCCTGGGACCGGGTCCTGGACCTCCTGCACAAGGTCAAGTGGTACCAGGACGGCTCCTTAGCCTTCCGAAGGAGCTGCGGCCACGGCATCTGCGGGTCCGACGCCATGCTCATCAACGGCAGGAACCGCCTGGCCTGCAAGACCCTGGTCCGGGATCTGGGGAACGTGATCACCGTGGAGCCCATCCGGGGCCTCCCGGTGGAGAAGGACCTCATCGTGGACATGGAGCCCTTCTTCGCCGCCTACCGGGCGGTGAAGCCCTACCTCATCAACGACGAGCCCCCGCCCCAGCGGGAGAGGCTCCAGTCCCCCGAGGAAAGGGAGCGGTTTGACCAGGGCACCAAGTGCATCCTCTGCGCAAGCTGCACCACGAGCTGCCCCGTCTTCTGGGTGAACGGCACCTACATCGGTCCCGCCGCCATCGTCCAGGCCCACCGCTTTATCTTTGACTCCCGCGACCGGGGCAAGAGGGAGCGTTTCCAGGTTCTGGGCTCGGGGGGCGGGGTCTGGCGGTGCCGCACCGCCTACAACTGCACCGAGGCCTGCCCCCGGGACATCCCCGTGACCCAGCTCATAGAAGAGGTCAAGCGGGCGATCCTCATGGACCGCTTCTAG
- a CDS encoding TatD family hydrolase: protein MTDTHAHLDFLEPEELAEAAAHLPKLRAVLTLGVDPGRWEKTLSLAQGNVYAAVGLHPTSAHLLSPEVEEALRHYARSERVRAIGETGLDYYWTPETRAAQLKALDFQAALAEALGLPLVLHVRSKDGKAEEDLAAWLLLHRPKRAVLHAFSGHPALEAAGLEVGAYFSFAGPLTYRKNAALREAAARLPEDRLLVETDTPFLPPEPFRGKRNRPHYVRFTLEKLAEARGLPFAEAEALTDRNARVCFGWP, encoded by the coding sequence GTGACCGACACCCACGCCCACCTGGACTTCCTGGAACCGGAGGAGCTCGCCGAGGCCGCCGCCCACCTCCCAAAGCTTCGGGCCGTGCTCACCCTGGGGGTGGACCCGGGCCGCTGGGAGAAGACCCTAAGCCTGGCCCAGGGAAACGTCTACGCCGCAGTGGGCCTCCACCCCACGAGCGCCCACCTCCTCTCCCCCGAGGTGGAGGAGGCCCTCCGCCACTACGCCCGAAGCGAGCGGGTGCGGGCCATCGGGGAGACGGGGCTGGACTACTACTGGACCCCGGAGACCAGGGCCGCCCAGCTCAAGGCCCTGGACTTCCAGGCGGCTTTGGCGGAGGCCCTCGGCCTTCCCCTGGTCCTCCACGTGCGGAGCAAGGACGGCAAGGCCGAGGAGGACCTCGCCGCCTGGCTCCTCCTCCACCGGCCCAAGCGGGCCGTGCTCCACGCCTTCTCCGGCCACCCCGCCCTGGAAGCGGCGGGCCTGGAGGTGGGGGCCTACTTCAGCTTCGCCGGGCCCCTCACCTACAGGAAAAACGCCGCCCTGCGCGAGGCCGCGGCCCGGCTCCCCGAGGACAGGCTTCTGGTGGAGACCGACACCCCCTTCCTTCCCCCGGAGCCCTTCCGGGGCAAGCGGAACCGCCCCCACTACGTGCGCTTTACCCTGGAGAAACTCGCGGAAGCGCGGGGCCTTCCCTTCGCCGAGGCGGAGGCCCTCACCGACCGGAACGCCCGGGTATGCTTTGGCTGGCCATGA
- a CDS encoding alanine dehydrogenase, whose translation MEFGVPRERSGGEIPERRVPLTPQGVRELVASGHRVYVERGAGEGAGFPDEAYEEAGARLVGREEAFGRPQVVLKVARPTLEEVGLMRKNAVLMAFLHLAVAESPLVEAMAQKGLTAIGYELVGEEGRRPVLKAMSEIAGRMAPQLAGRLLEAPQGPGILLSGLVGIPPADVVVLGAGVLGRAAARAFLGAGASVHLLDRALPPLEEAAREAPGAITALVTQDRLERYVAFADVLVGAVAVPGERTPLLLTRGLLARMRPGSVLLDFSIDQGGVSETSRPGVYQEMGVTHFCLPNVPALVPRTASHALTLTLLPYLLRIQEDPLALPGLRQGAYLLFGEKGGHLE comes from the coding sequence ATGGAGTTCGGCGTGCCCAGAGAACGGTCGGGCGGGGAGATCCCGGAAAGGCGGGTGCCCCTCACGCCCCAGGGGGTGCGGGAGCTCGTCGCCTCGGGGCACCGGGTCTACGTGGAGCGGGGCGCGGGGGAAGGGGCGGGCTTTCCCGACGAGGCCTACGAGGAAGCGGGGGCCAGGCTCGTGGGCCGGGAGGAGGCCTTCGGCCGCCCCCAGGTGGTGCTCAAGGTGGCCCGCCCCACCCTCGAGGAGGTGGGGCTCATGCGCAAAAACGCCGTTCTCATGGCCTTCCTCCACCTGGCGGTGGCGGAAAGCCCCCTCGTGGAGGCCATGGCCCAAAAGGGCCTCACCGCCATCGGCTACGAGCTGGTGGGCGAGGAGGGCCGCCGCCCCGTCCTGAAGGCCATGAGCGAGATCGCCGGGCGCATGGCCCCCCAGCTCGCCGGGCGGCTCCTCGAGGCCCCCCAGGGCCCGGGCATCCTCCTCTCCGGCCTGGTGGGCATCCCCCCGGCGGACGTGGTCGTCCTGGGGGCGGGGGTCCTGGGCCGGGCGGCGGCGCGGGCCTTTCTGGGCGCGGGGGCCTCGGTCCACCTCCTGGACCGGGCCCTTCCCCCGCTGGAGGAGGCCGCCCGGGAGGCCCCGGGGGCCATCACCGCCCTCGTCACCCAGGACCGCCTGGAGCGGTACGTGGCCTTCGCCGACGTCCTGGTGGGGGCGGTGGCCGTCCCTGGGGAGCGCACCCCCCTTCTCCTCACCCGCGGCCTCCTCGCCCGCATGCGCCCCGGAAGCGTCCTCCTGGACTTCTCCATAGACCAGGGGGGCGTCTCGGAAACCAGCCGCCCTGGGGTCTACCAGGAGATGGGCGTCACCCACTTCTGCCTCCCCAACGTCCCCGCCCTCGTCCCCCGCACCGCAAGCCACGCCCTCACCCTCACCCTCCTCCCCTACCTGCTCCGGATCCAGGAAGACCCCCTGGCCCTTCCCGGGCTCCGCCAGGGGGCCTACCTCCTCTTCGGCGAGAAAGGAGGCCACCTAGAATGA
- a CDS encoding acetyl-CoA hydrolase/transferase family protein: MSYRKKLTSPEDAVGLIRSGMRVFVSGNAATPTPLLKALAARKDELENVELVHLLQMGEDPFASLEMEGHFRRRSLFVGPADREAVNQGRADYVPVMLHQVPWLFKRGILPLDAAIVQVSPPDEHGFCSLGVEVIATKAAVEAAPIVIAMVNPRMPRTLGDTFVHVSRFTAIVEVDWPLPELKREGFGEVERRIGEHVAGLIEDGATLQMGIGAIPDAVLASLEGRRDLGVHTEMISDGVLEAWEKGLITGAKKSLHPGKIVGTFVLGSERLYRFVHDNPLFELHPADYVNDPFVIAQNRKMVAINSAIEVDLTGQVVADSIGTRIYSGFGGQLDFIRGAARSEGGKPIIALPSTAKGQSRIVPFLKPGAGVVTTRADVHYVVTEWGVAELFGRSLRERAKALIAIAHPDFREALLQGAWERGLLPRGYPGVDLKGLEEKRGRP, translated from the coding sequence ATGAGCTACCGCAAGAAGCTCACCTCCCCCGAGGACGCCGTGGGCCTGATCCGCTCGGGGATGCGGGTCTTCGTCTCCGGCAACGCCGCCACCCCCACGCCCCTCCTCAAGGCCCTCGCCGCCCGCAAGGACGAGCTGGAAAACGTGGAGCTCGTCCACCTCCTGCAGATGGGGGAAGACCCCTTCGCCTCTTTGGAGATGGAGGGGCACTTCCGAAGGCGCTCCCTCTTCGTGGGCCCCGCCGACCGGGAGGCGGTGAACCAGGGCCGGGCCGACTACGTGCCCGTCATGCTCCACCAGGTGCCCTGGCTCTTCAAGCGGGGCATCCTCCCCTTGGACGCCGCCATCGTCCAGGTCTCCCCGCCCGACGAGCACGGCTTCTGCTCCTTGGGGGTGGAGGTGATCGCCACGAAGGCCGCGGTGGAGGCCGCCCCCATCGTCATCGCCATGGTGAACCCCAGAATGCCGAGGACCCTGGGGGACACCTTCGTCCACGTCTCCCGCTTCACCGCCATCGTGGAGGTGGACTGGCCCCTGCCCGAGCTCAAGCGGGAGGGGTTTGGCGAGGTGGAGCGGAGGATCGGGGAGCACGTGGCGGGCCTCATTGAGGACGGGGCCACCCTGCAGATGGGCATCGGGGCCATCCCCGACGCGGTCTTGGCGAGCCTGGAGGGCCGGAGGGACCTCGGGGTCCACACGGAGATGATCTCGGACGGGGTCCTCGAGGCCTGGGAAAAGGGCCTCATCACCGGGGCGAAAAAGTCCCTCCACCCCGGGAAGATCGTGGGCACCTTCGTCCTGGGCTCGGAGAGGCTCTACCGCTTCGTCCACGACAACCCCCTCTTTGAGCTCCACCCCGCCGACTACGTGAACGACCCCTTCGTCATCGCCCAAAACCGCAAGATGGTGGCCATCAACTCGGCCATTGAGGTGGACCTCACGGGCCAGGTGGTGGCGGACTCCATCGGCACCCGGATCTACTCCGGCTTCGGCGGCCAGCTGGACTTCATCCGGGGGGCGGCGCGGAGCGAGGGGGGGAAGCCCATCATCGCCCTGCCCTCCACCGCCAAGGGCCAAAGCCGCATCGTCCCCTTCCTCAAGCCGGGCGCGGGGGTGGTCACCACCCGGGCCGACGTGCACTACGTGGTCACCGAGTGGGGCGTGGCCGAGCTCTTCGGCCGCTCCCTAAGGGAAAGGGCCAAAGCCCTCATCGCCATCGCCCACCCGGACTTCCGCGAGGCCCTCCTCCAGGGCGCCTGGGAGCGGGGCCTCCTCCCCCGGGGCTACCCCGGCGTGGACCTGAAGGGGCTGGAGGAAAAGCGCGGGAGGCCGTAA
- the glpX gene encoding class II fructose-bisphosphatase, producing MEIERRLVLEVVRVTEQAALAASRFAGKGDKEAVDEAGTQAMRRVLNELPIRGTVVIGEGEMDEAPMLYIGEVLGQGGLEVDIAVDPVEGTTTAAKGLPNAVTVIALSEKGGLFHAPDMYMEKLIVPPPAAGLVDLTWPVSANLKALALALQRSVEDLVVVVLDRPRHERLIREIREAGARVKLISDGDVIAALAAAIRGTGVHAVMGIGGAPEGVLAAAALKCLGGEIQARFVPQNEEERERLKAMGGDEHRIYKTEDLAPGKEIVFAATGITDGDILEGVRFFGGGARTHSIVMGHATRVVRFIDSIHLFETGARVTIRV from the coding sequence ATGGAAATTGAACGCCGGCTGGTCCTCGAGGTCGTCCGGGTCACGGAGCAAGCGGCCCTGGCCGCGAGCCGCTTCGCGGGCAAGGGGGACAAGGAAGCGGTGGACGAAGCGGGCACCCAGGCCATGCGCCGGGTGCTGAACGAACTCCCCATAAGGGGCACCGTGGTCATCGGCGAGGGGGAGATGGACGAGGCCCCCATGCTCTACATCGGGGAGGTGCTGGGCCAGGGGGGGCTAGAGGTGGACATCGCCGTGGACCCCGTGGAGGGCACCACCACCGCCGCCAAGGGCCTGCCCAACGCCGTGACCGTGATCGCCCTAAGCGAAAAGGGCGGGCTCTTCCACGCCCCCGACATGTACATGGAAAAGCTCATCGTCCCCCCGCCCGCCGCCGGCCTCGTGGACCTCACCTGGCCCGTCTCCGCCAACCTCAAGGCCCTGGCCCTCGCCCTCCAGCGCTCCGTGGAGGACCTGGTGGTGGTGGTCCTGGACCGCCCCCGGCACGAAAGGCTCATCCGGGAGATCCGGGAAGCGGGGGCCCGGGTCAAGCTCATCTCCGACGGGGACGTGATCGCCGCCCTGGCCGCCGCCATCCGCGGCACCGGGGTCCACGCGGTGATGGGCATCGGCGGGGCCCCGGAAGGGGTTTTGGCCGCCGCCGCCTTAAAGTGCCTGGGCGGGGAGATCCAGGCCCGCTTCGTCCCGCAAAACGAGGAGGAAAGGGAGCGCCTAAAGGCCATGGGCGGGGACGAGCACCGCATCTACAAGACCGAGGACCTCGCCCCCGGGAAGGAGATCGTCTTCGCCGCCACCGGGATCACCGACGGGGACATCCTGGAGGGCGTGCGCTTCTTCGGGGGCGGGGCCAGGACCCACTCCATCGTCATGGGCCACGCCACACGGGTGGTGCGCTTCATAGACTCCATCCACCTCTTTGAGACGGGCGCCCGGGTCACCATCCGGGTCTAA
- the hisF gene encoding imidazole glycerol phosphate synthase subunit HisF: MSLAKRIVPCLDVHAGRVVKGVNFVNLRDAGDPVEAARAYDEAGADELVFLDISATHEERAILLDVVARVAERVFIPLTVGGGVRSLEDARKLLLSGADKVSVNSAAVRRPELIRELADHFGAQAVVLAIDARWRGDFPEVHVAGGRVPTGLHAVEWAVKGVELGAGEILLTSMDRDGTKEGYDLRLTRMVAEAVGVPVIASGGAGRMEHFLEAFQAGAEAALAASVFHFGEIPIPKLKRYLAEKGVHVRLD, encoded by the coding sequence ATGAGCCTCGCCAAGCGCATCGTCCCCTGCCTGGACGTCCACGCGGGCCGCGTGGTCAAGGGGGTGAACTTCGTGAACCTAAGGGACGCCGGGGACCCCGTGGAGGCGGCCCGGGCCTACGACGAGGCGGGGGCCGACGAGCTCGTCTTCCTGGACATCTCCGCCACCCACGAGGAACGGGCCATCCTCCTGGACGTGGTGGCGAGGGTGGCGGAACGGGTCTTCATCCCCCTCACCGTGGGCGGGGGGGTGCGCTCCTTGGAGGACGCGAGGAAGCTCCTCCTTTCGGGGGCCGACAAGGTGAGCGTGAACTCCGCCGCGGTGAGGCGGCCCGAGCTCATCCGGGAGCTTGCCGATCACTTCGGCGCCCAGGCGGTGGTCCTGGCCATAGACGCCAGGTGGCGGGGGGACTTCCCCGAGGTCCACGTGGCGGGGGGGCGCGTGCCCACGGGCCTCCACGCCGTGGAGTGGGCGGTGAAGGGGGTGGAGCTTGGGGCCGGGGAGATCCTCCTCACCAGCATGGACCGGGACGGGACCAAGGAGGGGTACGACCTCAGGCTCACCCGCATGGTGGCCGAGGCGGTGGGGGTCCCGGTGATCGCCAGCGGCGGGGCCGGGCGGATGGAGCACTTCCTCGAGGCCTTCCAGGCCGGGGCCGAGGCCGCCTTGGCCGCAAGCGTCTTCCACTTTGGCGAGATCCCCATTCCCAAGCTTAAGCGCTACCTCGCGGAAAAAGGCGTCCACGTGCGGCTAGACTAG
- a CDS encoding phospholipase D-like domain-containing protein, with protein MLWLAMRRFLVLLWLLSLALAAPRLVVEPEDGVKPLLDLIASAREEILVKMYLWTPSRMDVVEALGEAARRGVRVRVLLEREPSGGRVDLEVFQALKARGVEVRLTTPFRFVFVHEKSLVVDRKRAWVGTMNLTGSSFAANREYALILDDPAQVAEIAKVFEADWEGERLDLSQALLVWAPSRVLGGVKEGNARETLLALIRGAQRELFLEHQAMADPEVEAALKEALGRGVRVRLLGSPKEPGDTYFLAGALRLKEAGALVRFLPDPYVHAKVLVRDGEEALLGSLNLSANSIQANRELAVRFTAREAPEAFRRLLFVMEGDWEKALPENPFALPPVEGVIPWQEAPRYFGRVATVEGVIQAVEDRGTVAFLKFGPGESDLRLVAFPRSYGLFAQPFPQSYLGKKVRARGRIVLYAGYYEIVLEGPENLEVLDGGP; from the coding sequence ATGCTTTGGCTGGCCATGAGGCGTTTCCTCGTTCTGCTCTGGCTCCTCTCCCTGGCCCTGGCGGCGCCCCGCCTCGTGGTGGAGCCCGAGGACGGGGTCAAGCCCCTCCTGGACCTCATCGCCTCCGCCCGGGAGGAGATCCTGGTCAAGATGTACCTCTGGACCCCAAGCCGCATGGACGTGGTGGAGGCCCTGGGGGAGGCGGCGAGGCGAGGGGTGCGGGTGCGGGTCCTCCTGGAGCGGGAGCCCTCGGGGGGGCGGGTGGACCTCGAGGTCTTCCAGGCCCTTAAAGCGCGGGGGGTGGAGGTCAGGCTCACCACGCCCTTCCGCTTCGTCTTCGTGCACGAAAAAAGCCTGGTGGTGGACCGCAAGCGGGCCTGGGTGGGCACCATGAACCTCACGGGAAGCTCCTTCGCCGCCAACCGCGAGTACGCCCTCATCCTGGACGACCCCGCGCAGGTGGCCGAGATCGCCAAGGTCTTTGAGGCCGACTGGGAAGGGGAAAGGCTGGACCTCTCCCAAGCCCTGCTCGTCTGGGCGCCAAGCCGCGTCCTGGGCGGGGTGAAGGAGGGGAACGCCCGGGAAACCCTCCTCGCCCTCATCCGGGGGGCCCAAAGGGAGCTTTTCCTGGAGCACCAGGCCATGGCCGACCCCGAGGTGGAGGCCGCCCTGAAGGAGGCCCTGGGCCGGGGGGTGCGGGTGCGCCTTCTGGGGAGCCCTAAGGAGCCCGGGGACACCTACTTCCTCGCGGGGGCCCTGAGGCTCAAGGAGGCGGGGGCCCTGGTGCGCTTCCTCCCCGACCCCTACGTCCACGCCAAGGTCCTGGTGCGGGACGGCGAAGAGGCCCTTTTGGGAAGCCTCAACCTGAGCGCCAACTCCATCCAGGCCAACCGGGAGCTTGCCGTGCGCTTCACCGCCCGGGAGGCCCCCGAGGCCTTTAGAAGGCTCCTTTTCGTGATGGAGGGGGACTGGGAAAAGGCCCTTCCGGAAAACCCCTTCGCCCTCCCCCCGGTGGAGGGGGTAATCCCCTGGCAGGAGGCCCCCCGGTACTTCGGCCGCGTGGCCACGGTGGAGGGGGTGATCCAGGCGGTGGAGGACCGGGGCACGGTGGCCTTCCTCAAGTTCGGCCCGGGGGAAAGCGACCTCCGGCTGGTGGCTTTCCCGAGAAGCTACGGCCTCTTCGCCCAGCCTTTCCCCCAGAGTTACCTGGGCAAGAAGGTGCGGGCCAGGGGGCGGATCGTCCTCTACGCCGGCTACTACGAGATCGTCCTGGAAGGCCCGGAGAACCTGGAGGTGCTGGATGGAGGCCCTTAA
- a CDS encoding Uma2 family endonuclease, translating to MASVVRHRFRVEEDFYTQAHPGPEDVLLLVEVSLSTEAWDREKKLPLYARAGLPEVWRLTREGLEVHRDPEGGRFLVARGETIAPLLLPQAEFPFQPPL from the coding sequence ATGGCCTCCGTGGTGCGGCACCGGTTCCGGGTGGAGGAGGACTTCTACACCCAGGCCCATCCCGGCCCGGAGGACGTGCTCCTCCTGGTGGAGGTGAGCCTCTCCACCGAGGCCTGGGACCGGGAGAAGAAGCTTCCTCTCTACGCCCGGGCAGGCCTCCCCGAGGTCTGGCGCCTCACCCGGGAGGGCCTCGAGGTCCACCGGGACCCCGAGGGGGGCCGCTTCCTTGTGGCCAGAGGCGAAACGATCGCCCCCCTCCTCCTGCCCCAGGCGGAGTTCCCCTTCCAGCCCCCCCTATGA
- the aspS gene encoding aspartate--tRNA(Asn) ligase, which translates to MRVLVRDLKAHVGQEVELLGFLHWRRDLGRIQFLLLRDRSGVVQVVTGGLKLPLPESALRVRGLVVENAKAPGGLEVQAKEVEVLSPALEPTPVEIPKEEWRANPDTLLEYRYVTLRGEKARAPLKVQAALVRGFRRYLDRQDFTEIFTPKVVRAGAEGGSGLFGVDYFEKRAYLAQSPQLYKQIMVGVFERVYEVAPVWRMEEHHTSRHLNEYLSLDVEMGFIADEEDLMRLEEALLAEMLEEALNTAGDEIRLLGATWPSFPQDIPRLTHAEAKRILKEELGYPVGQDLSEEAERLLGEYAKERWGSDWLFVTRYPRSVRPFYTYPEEDGTTRSFDLLFRGLEITSGGQRIHRYEELLESLKAKGMDPEAFHGYLEVFKYGMPPHGGFAIGAERLTQKLLGLPNVRYARAFPRDRHRLTP; encoded by the coding sequence ATGCGGGTACTGGTACGGGACCTCAAAGCGCACGTCGGCCAAGAGGTGGAGCTTCTGGGCTTTCTCCACTGGCGCAGGGACCTGGGGAGGATCCAGTTCCTCCTCCTCAGGGACCGAAGCGGCGTCGTCCAGGTGGTCACCGGGGGGCTCAAGCTCCCCTTACCCGAGTCCGCCCTAAGGGTGCGGGGCCTGGTGGTGGAAAACGCCAAGGCCCCGGGGGGCCTCGAGGTCCAGGCCAAGGAGGTGGAGGTCCTCTCCCCGGCCCTCGAGCCCACCCCGGTGGAGATCCCCAAAGAGGAGTGGCGGGCGAACCCCGACACCCTCCTGGAGTACCGCTACGTCACCCTAAGGGGGGAGAAGGCCCGCGCCCCCCTCAAGGTCCAGGCCGCCCTGGTGCGGGGCTTCCGCCGCTACTTGGACCGGCAGGACTTCACGGAAATCTTCACCCCCAAGGTGGTGCGGGCCGGGGCCGAAGGGGGAAGCGGGCTTTTCGGGGTGGACTACTTTGAAAAAAGGGCCTACCTCGCCCAGTCCCCCCAGCTTTACAAGCAGATCATGGTGGGGGTCTTTGAACGGGTCTACGAGGTGGCCCCGGTGTGGCGCATGGAGGAGCACCACACGAGCCGCCACCTGAACGAGTACCTCTCCCTGGACGTGGAGATGGGCTTCATCGCGGACGAGGAGGACCTGATGCGGCTGGAGGAAGCCCTCCTCGCCGAGATGCTGGAGGAGGCCCTGAACACGGCCGGGGACGAGATCCGCCTCCTGGGGGCCACGTGGCCCTCCTTCCCCCAGGACATCCCCCGCCTCACCCACGCCGAGGCCAAAAGGATCCTCAAAGAGGAGCTCGGCTACCCCGTGGGCCAGGACCTCTCCGAGGAGGCGGAACGCCTCCTCGGAGAGTACGCCAAGGAACGCTGGGGCTCGGACTGGCTCTTCGTCACCCGCTACCCCCGTTCCGTCCGCCCCTTCTACACCTACCCCGAGGAGGACGGCACCACGAGGAGCTTTGACCTCCTCTTCCGCGGCCTGGAGATCACCTCGGGGGGCCAGCGCATCCACCGCTACGAGGAGCTCTTGGAAAGCCTAAAGGCCAAGGGCATGGACCCCGAGGCCTTCCATGGGTACCTGGAGGTCTTCAAGTACGGCATGCCCCCCCACGGGGGCTTCGCCATCGGGGCCGAGCGCCTCACCCAGAAGCTTTTGGGCCTCCCCAACGTGCGCTACGCCCGCGCCTTCCCCCGGGACCGGCACCGGCTCACGCCCTAA
- the hisIE gene encoding bifunctional phosphoribosyl-AMP cyclohydrolase/phosphoribosyl-ATP diphosphatase HisIE, which produces MDLSAVRFDEKGLVPVVVQDARTGEVLTLAYANREALEETLRTRRSTFFSRSRQALWRKGETSGHTQEVVEVLLDCDGDAVVYRVLPQGPACHTGERTCFHRALLEGEKDLGFVVGQVYATIKERLRTLPEGSYVARMHQAGLDRILKKIGEEAGEVILAAKNQNPEELRHEAADLLFHLLLTLAELGLTPEDLAKTLWERHRPRSPYDGSHGN; this is translated from the coding sequence ATGGACCTTTCCGCCGTCCGCTTTGACGAAAAGGGCCTCGTCCCCGTGGTGGTCCAAGACGCCCGCACCGGGGAGGTCCTCACCCTGGCCTACGCCAACCGGGAGGCTTTGGAGGAGACCCTAAGGACCCGGCGGAGCACCTTCTTTAGCCGAAGCCGCCAGGCGCTTTGGCGCAAGGGGGAGACCTCGGGGCACACCCAGGAGGTGGTGGAGGTTCTTTTGGACTGCGACGGGGACGCCGTGGTCTACCGGGTCCTCCCCCAAGGCCCCGCCTGCCACACGGGGGAGAGGACCTGCTTCCACCGGGCCCTCCTTGAAGGGGAGAAGGACCTCGGCTTCGTGGTGGGCCAGGTCTACGCCACCATCAAGGAGCGCCTAAGGACCCTCCCCGAGGGAAGCTACGTGGCCCGGATGCACCAAGCAGGCCTGGACCGGATCCTAAAGAAGATCGGGGAGGAAGCGGGGGAGGTGATCCTCGCCGCCAAGAACCAAAACCCCGAGGAGCTTCGCCACGAAGCGGCGGACCTCCTCTTCCACCTCCTCCTCACCCTGGCGGAGCTCGGCCTCACCCCCGAGGACCTGGCGAAGACCCTCTGGGAGCGGCACCGGCCGCGAAGCCCTTATGATGGAAGCCATGGAAATTGA